A genomic region of Caenorhabditis elegans chromosome V contains the following coding sequences:
- the fmi-1 gene encoding Cadherin EGF LAG seven-pass G-type receptor fmi-1 (Confirmed by transcript evidence) — MVEITVVDVNDNAPVFASDSYNVTILENITIPAVIATVKATDEDFGTNGKVHYSMASSSGIGGLTIDYSTGEVTLRERIDAKNSPITAVIRAKDGAQPALSSTVPLTINVIDINDHAPTLIAAQKMITLEENVAIGEEVGRVYAIDEDSGPNGIIKYSMEGSEDFIIDEDSGLIKTTKLLDRETTARYSLKVTARDMGTPSLNTSTTIAVVLKDINDNAPTFDKKEYNVTISEEMPRGSQIITLKAVDNDEDQKITYRIEEADREVFSILDIGDQGAILSVSGELKRQDHKVRVEISATDQGGLQGRCVVNVFIDDVNSAPYFNDHPFSVKIPEHSPIGYPVITLKAEDHDRGDNARIVYSIDSSQFFRIDPSSGDISVSSDLDREDRATFSVIVTASDHASPPLNTSTQIEVILDDINDNSPQFTSSSYAATISEDIPVGTSFLQVSAIDADIGPNGIVDYFLNESSSSPSIQLFRLDRTSGTLRVSSKLDREQFAVIVLPIFARDRGTPSLSAASEITLTLSDVNDNAPTFEQLSYDLYIAENSPVGSTVGTIVARDADEGDNADISFRIFGGADAKLFDIEEDAEQNGVVRILTRAEFDYEAKANKFFFELQASSGQLSSTVPVRIHVSDVNDNKPALKDFVILMNRFDNVQMARQIGFIPAFDPDQNATLEYFLEENDLIEAEKYTGKILVKQEWKRNMDVSFKTCVSDGANTECSTCRFIHVLVEPEWLSESFTLSLARMTVDDFWDPLVFQRFRDAMSTLSNWKPSDIHVIGVKQHLDDVIYINIAITDHGRVVRGWRAIELVKESIKKLEKMTLLQVEVIRDESCANEPCSHMAKCRQTQKFVGEMKAHETDNFIARTLNTVNTFVCECPSGFTSSGAHGDCDTRIDECYRGRCSNNSTCVAFENTYQCECKPGWIGRHCEISVHALTCVPGYCMSDSLCELDGNQMKCRHCKYHGEDTDERCRLRSVSFDGEGLLNVNLDLPRTQWTMKFRVSTIAHNGVLVFTGDKRSDFVEVSVVDRVLKVQFSLGGEKIDAKMENDVENRINDGEWHTVALEYSNKQITMSLDDCETNPSLLLNTSPNCAIRAKLNLEKKCEDPTVPCYRYLDISNGLFLGGRPGTSKQIEKAFSGCISDLSVDKEDVDFSTIKEMHKVGQVHEGCKHRKDFCSTSDGQCSATSKCVNRWGGRICSCPQSVHSTGECVGALGTQDLRGHSLFEEESFVLYQPSQVSVPFEVSFEFRTSRADMQVFALEFTQRSVHYNLEVDDGTLKYNIGDSEVELPAPEVTSKHWMNVVIKFEADSVATSINGIYSAEAKASISDMNLESLYFGIAPGTGHPSRFEGCIRNVLVDGRSISVKKKGKTRAGCVVPNRCSVDSICPAESTCHRAWNKHKCKCHKSFVGDTCLPVCSVANVCSSGTCVSSNTTAGYECICPAGKTGKNCQLEAPKQMCPSGWWGTFPRCRRCSCAQTKDYEAQCDKKTGACQCKKSHFSTINGCVKCECGFGADSTECSADGHCKCNGDAVGRRCDRCSRFDHQLDSKTLKCRPVSGKCPSEIEYSIQWPASQKGSIVRQSCPVGESGLATRKCLETGRWSDVNAWNCTRPEYSIMVNKFEILEPSKLLTMVANATNTESSIRGRNQQIAAEALSRLVDYEQSMPMKGRAHIKDMKFTEKLIESLGRVMSEQPADEYSTLISKLWNYAETVAEIHENVNFLSPFFVANDHIVFASDKLDFGNILPKFNNFVDLRPTGFPRVRAIVTGTTQVVYSIVPYPRCNRCENPMIAIVANTSDPVIVEFEIEEDDGWKYPECVRFDEKSGTWTARGAALIGLNLTHAACEYNRIGVFTMFVNDQSSSIVRVAQMDNMTSPAIAGVALFLCFLSILLTLSRRSLKTHSVRIGFILFFAINILNLFFVHKTAINQAYCPVRNAMLSFTSSAPFAWLFLYGLYIYRMLADGSSSPSLTTSLLVGIVFPCLISFTTFFVTDQCSLSPHLWLFWCIILPIGLFLLLSFYAAATSVLVSLHKKYDVFVAKYNVKRAVFQHFILTIFTLGMTLTGLFANQLPLPMEIMEISQSIIYLIAALVIFLWCVCDITTKASDSNPSMWLDNQKSVMAESTMADPQCASPLLSPRHQHHEVPMDSEWVPDVNPSNHYHTSINEPDTPRRLLLPQNRDVINILSSPDQILNEGVGHVYRNNMGSLPRLRSAQDEADDAYYTYTASRKYKNTTSTFNRE, encoded by the exons ATGGttgagattactgtagttgatGTGAATGATAATGCTCCAGTTTTTGCATCGGATTCATATAATGTTACTATCTTGGAGAATATAACAATTCCTGCGGTGATTGCTACAGTAAAAGCAACTGATGAAGATTTTGGAACAAATGGGAAAGTACACTACTCGATGGCTTCATCCTCAGGAATTGGAGGTCTAACAATTGATTATTCAACTGGAGAAGTAACTCTTAGAGAACGAATCGATGCCAAAAACTCTCCGATAACTGCAGTAATCCGTGCAAAAGATGGAGCACAGCCAGCCCTTTCCAGCACAGTTCCACTCACAATTAATGTTATTGACATTAATGATCATGCTCCAACTCTTATCGCTGCGCAGAAAATGATAACTCTTGAAGAGAATGTAGCAATTGGAGAAGAGGTTGGAAGAGTTTATGCTATTGATGAAGACAGTGGACCTAATGGAATTATAAA ATATTCTATGGAAGGATCGGAAGACTTTATTATTGATGAAGATAGTGGATTGATAAAGACAACAAAACTTCTAGATCGTGAGACAACTGCACGATATTCTTTAAAA GTCACAGCAAGAGATATGGGAACTCCTTCACTGAATACTTCAACGACGATCGCAGTGGTATTGAAAGATATCAACGATAATGCACCGACTTTCGATAAAAAAGAATATAATGTGACGATATCTGAAGAAATGCCACGTGGAAGTCAGATCATCACACTGAAAGCAGTTGACAACGATGAAGATCAGAAAATCACGTATCGAATCGAAGAGGCCGATAGAGAAGTGTTCAGTATTTTGGATATTGGAGATCAGGGTGCAATTTTGAGTGTTTCTGGAGAATTGAAACGTCAAGATCATAAAGTTAGAGTCGAAATCTCTGCAACAGATCAAGGTGGATTACAAGGAAGATGTGTAGTGAATGTGTTCATTGATGATGTCAATTCGGCACCGTATTTCAATGATCATccattttctgtgaaaattccAGAGCATTCACCTATTGGATATCCGGTTATTACTttgaaa GCAGAAGACCATGATCGTGGTGATAATGCTCGTATTGTCTATTCCATTGATTcctctcaatttttccgaattgaCCCATCTTCTGGAGACATTTCTGTATCTTCCGACCTGGATCGTGAAGATCGTGCCACGTTCTCCGTCATCGTGACAGCTTCAGATCATGCAAGTCCACCGCTTAACACGTCAACACAAATTGAAGTGATTCTGGATGACA taaatGACAACTCACCACAGTTTACATCTTCAAGCTATGCTGCCACAATTTCAGAAGATATTCCGGTTGGGACTTCATTTCTACAG GTATCTGCAATTGACGCTGACATCGGTCCAAATGGAATTGTCGACTACTTCCTAAACGAATCTTCCTCATCTCCTTCCATTCAACTTTTTCGACTGGACCGCACATCGGGAACTCTTCGTGTCAGCTCAAAGCTTGATCGTGAGCAGTTTGCAGT aattgttcTACCGATATTCGCAAGAGACCGAGGAACACCCTCGCTGTCTGCTGCATCTGAAATCACACTGACTCTCTCCGATGTCAATGATAATGCTCCAACATTTGAGCAACTCTCTTATGACCTGTATATTGCTGAAAACTCTCCAGTTGGTTCAACAGTTGGAACAATTGTTGCAAGAGATGCAGATGAGGGAGATAATGCTGATATttcattcagaatttttggagGTGCTGATgccaaactttttgatattgaaG aagatGCTGAACAAAATGGAGTTGTACGAATTCTGACGAGAGCTGAATTCGATTACGAAGCCAAGGCAAACAAATTCTTCTTCGAATTACAAGCAAGTAGTGGACAATTGTCTTCAACTGTTCCAGTTAGAATCCACGTGTCAGATGTGAATGACAATAAGCCTGCACTGAAGGATTTTGTGATTCTAATGAACAGATTTGATAATGTGCAAATGGCTCGACAAATTGGATTTATTCCGGCATTTGACCCTGATCAGAATGCAACACTTGAGTactttttggaggaaaatgaTTTGATTGAGGCTGAAAAATACACAGGAAAGATTTTAGTAAAACAAGAATGGAAAAGAAATATGGATGTTTCATTCAAGACATGTGTTTCGGATGGAGCAAATACAGAATGTTCTACGTGTCGATTTATTCATGTATTGGTTGAACCTGAATGGCTCTCGGAGAGCTTTACATTGAGTTTGGCTAGAATGACTGTTGATGATTTCTGGGATCCAttggtttttcaaagatttag AGATGCCATGTCCACTTTGAGCAACTGGAAACCTTCTGACATTCACGTCATTGGTGTCAAGCAGCATCTTGATGACGTCATCTACATAAATATCGCAATCACAGACCATGGAAGAGTCGTACG AGGCTGGAGAGCGATTGAATTGGTGAAAGAATcaatcaaaaagttggaaaagatGACATTATTGCAAGTTGAAGTTATAAGAGATGAATCATGTGCAAATGAGCCATGTTCCCATATGGCGAAGTGCAGACAAACTCAAAAGTTTGTTGGAGAAATGAAGGCTCACGAGACTGATAATTTCATTGCTCGTACCTTGAACACAGTGAATACATTTGTTTGTGAATGTCCATCTGGATTTACAA GTTCAGGTGCCCATGGTGACTGTGATACGCGTATCGATGAGTGTTATCGTGGCAGGTGCTCTAATAATTCGACTTGCGTTGCGTTCGAGAACACGTATCAATGCGAATGCAAACCCGGCTGGATAG GTCGTCACTGTGAAATTTCGGTTCATGCTCTCACGTGTGTTCCTGGTTACTGTATGTCAGATTCTCTGTGTGAACTCGACGGGAATCAAATGAAATGTAGACATTGTAAATATCACGGAGAAGATACAGATGAACGATGCCGCCTCAGAAGTGTATCTTTTGATGGAGAAGGTCTTCTTAATGTGAATCTAGACTTACCACGTACCCAATGGACCATGAAATTCAG agtcTCTACAATTGCACATAACGGTGTTTTGGTATTCACCGGTGACAAAAGAAGCGACTTTGTGGAAGTTTCTGTTGTGGATCGAGTACTAAag gTTCAATTCTCATTAGGCGGAGAGAAAATTGAtgcgaaaatggaaaatgatgTGGAAAATAGAATAAATGATGGTGAATGGCATACTGTTGCTTTGGAGTACTCGAATAAA caaatcacAATGTCTCTGGATGATTGTGAAACTAATCCATCCCTTCTTCTGAATACTTCTCCAAATTGTGCTATTCGTGCGAAGCTGAACCTCGAGAAAAA atgcgaAGATCCAACAGTTCCATGCTATCGTTATCTGGATATTTCAAATGGATTATTCCTTGGAGGCCGTCCTGGAACTTCGAAGCAAATCGAGAAGGCCTTCTCTGGATGTATTTCTGATTTGTCAGTGGATAAAGAAGAtgtcgatttttcaacgaTCAAAGAAATGCACAAAGTTGGACAAGTTCATGAAGGATGCAAGCATCGTAAAGATTTTTGCTCAACTTCGGATGGACAATGCTCGGCTACCTCGAAGTGTGTCAATCGTTGGGGAGGCAGAATTTGTAGCTGTCCGCAATCGGTTCATTCGACTGGTGAATGTGTTGGAGCACTTGGAACTCAAGATTTACGTGGGCATTCTCTATTTGAAGAGGAATCATTTGTTTTGTACCAGCCAAGCCAAGTATCTGTACCGTTTGAAGTTTCATTTGAATTCCGGACATCTCGAGCTGATATGCAAGTGTTTGCACTCGAATTTACACAAAGAAGTGTTCATTACAACTTGGAAGTTGATGATGGAACTTTGAAATATAACATTGGAGATTCTGAAGTTGAGTTGCCAGCTCCTGAAGTAACATCAAAGCATTGGATGAATGTTGTCATCAAGTTTGAAGCAGATTCAGTTGCAACTAGTATAAATGGAATCTACAGTGCAGAAGCTAAAGCTTCCATTTCTGATATGAATCTAGAGAGCTTATACTTTGGAATTGCACCTGGAACTGGACATCCATCACGTTTTGAAGGATGCATTCGGAATGTTTTGGTTGATGGAAGATCgatttcagtgaaaaagaaaggaaagaCTCGAGCTGGATGTGTTGTTCCAAATCGATGTTCCGTTGATTCCATCTGCCCTGCTGAAAGTACTTGTCACAGAGCATGGAACAAACACAAATGCAAATGCCACAAAAGTTTTGTAGGCGACACGTGTCTTCCTGTGTGCTCTGTCGCCAACGTGTGCTCTTCCGGGACTTGTGTATCATCCAACACAACTGCAGGTTATGAATGCATTTGTCCTGCGGGAAAAACTGGAAAGAACTGTCAACTTGAAGCACCAAAACAGATGTGTCCTTCTGGATGGTGGGGAACTTTTCCAAGATGTAGAAGATGTTCTTGTGCCCAAACTAAGGATTATGAGGCACAATGTGATAAGAAGACTGGAGCATGTCAGTGCAAGAAAAGCCATTTCTCAACTATCAATGGATGTGTAAAATGCGAATGTGGATTTGGAGCTGACAGTACAGAATGCTCAGCTGATGGGCATTGTAAATGTAATGGAGATGCAGTTGGGAGAAGATGTGATAGATGCTCTAGATTTGATCAT CAACTCGACTCAAAGACTCTAAAATGTAGACCAGTTTCTGGAAAGTGCCCATCTGAAATTGAGTACAGTATCCAATGGCCTGCAAGTCAAAAAGGATCAATCGTACGACAGTCCTGTCCAGTTGGAGAAAGTGGTCTCGCAACTCGGAAATGCTTAGAAACTGGAAGATGGTCGGATGTGAATGCTTGGAATTGCACCCGCCCGGAATATTCTATAATGGTCAACAAGTTTGAAATTCTGGAGCCATCGAAGCTGCTCACAATGGTCGCAAATGCTACAAATACGGAATCTTCAATTCGAGGACGGAATCAACAAATTGCAGCGGAAGCATTGAGTAGGCTTGTAGATTATGAACAGAGTATGCCAATGAAGGGAAGAGCTCATATCAAGGATATGAAGtttacggaaaaattgattgaatcATTGGGAAGAGTTATGAGTGAGCAACCTGCAGATGAGTATTCAACTTTGATTTCAAAGCTATGGAATTATGCTGAAACTGTTGCTGAAATCCATGAAAATGTGAACTTCTTATCACCATTCTTTGTTGCTAATGATCACATCG TATTTGCATCGGATAAACTGGATTTCGGAAACATTCTTCCAAAGTTCAACAACTTTGTGGATCTTCGTCCAACAGGTTTCCCAAGAGTTCGAGCAATTGTCACAGGAACAACCCAAGTTGTTTATTCAATTGTACCATATCCACGCTGCAATCGGTGTGAGAACCCAATGATTGCCATAGTCGCCAACACTTCTGATCCAGTCattgttgaatttgaaatagaAGAAGACGATGGTTGGAAGTATCCAGAATGTGTTCGTTTTGATGAGAAATCAGGAACATGGACGGCCCGAGGAGCAGCTTTGATTGGTCTTAATTTGACTCATGCTGCATGTGAATACAATCGAATTGGAGTTTTTACAATGTTTGTGAACGATCAGTCAAGTTCAATA GTCCGAGTAGCACAGATGGATAATATGACGTCACCTGCTATCGCTGGAGTTGCTCTTTTCCTTTGCTTCCTTTCTATTCTTCTGACACTCTCCAGACGAAGCCTGAAGACTCATTCAGTTCGAATTGGATTCATATTGTTCTTTgcaatcaatattttgaatctCTTCTTCGTTCATAAAACTGCAATCAATCAAGCATATTGTCCAGTGAGAAACGCAATGCTCTCATTCACATCGTCAGCTCCGTTCGCATGGCTCTTCTTGTATGGTCTCTACATCTACAGAATGCTTGCAGATGGTTCTTCGTCTCCAAG TTTAACAACATCTCTGCTCGTTGGAATTGTATTCCCTTGCCTTATCTCattcacaacattttttgtcacCGATCAGTGCTCATTATCTCCACATCTTTGGCTCTTCTGGTGCATCATTCTTCCAATTGGATTATTCCTTCTTCTATCATTTTATGCAGCTGCAACGTCAGTTCTTGTCAGCTTACACAAGAAATATGATGTTTTTGTTGCAAAGTATAATGTGAAGAGAGCAGTGTTCCAGCACTttattttg ACGATATTCACATTGGGAATGACACTTACCGGGTTATTTGCCAATCAACTACCTCTTCcaatggaaataatggagatCTCTCAGTCGATCATTTATTTGATAGCTGCATTGGTTATTTTCTTGTGGTGCGTCTGTGATATCACCACAAAAGCTTCGGACTCTAATCCGAGTATGTGGTTGGACAATCAGAAGTCGGTAATGGCAGAATCCACGATGGCGGATCCACAGTGTGCATCACCATTATTATCTCCAAGACATCAACATCACGAGGTTCCAATGGATTCTGAATGGGTTCCAGATGTAAATCCATCAAACCATTATCATACTTCAATCAATGAACCAGACACTCCACGTCGTCTTCTTCTACCTCAGAATCGAGACGTCATCAACATTCTTTCATCACCTGATCAAATTCTAAATGAAGGAGTTGGACACGTTTATCGTAACAATATGGGATCACTTCCACGTCTTCGAAGTGCTCAAGATGAAGCTGATGATGCGTATTACACATATACGGCATctagaaaatacaaaaataccACATCTACATTCAACAGGGAATAG